Proteins encoded by one window of Lathyrus oleraceus cultivar Zhongwan6 chromosome 1, CAAS_Psat_ZW6_1.0, whole genome shotgun sequence:
- the LOC127102916 gene encoding secreted RxLR effector protein 161-like — translation MIGSLLYLTSSRPDRTFVIGVCARYEAEPKVSHINQVKRILKYVNATCDYGMLYSHDSNSMLVGYCDADWAGSADDRKSTSRGYFALGNNLISWFSKKQNCVSLSTVDAEYIAADKF, via the exons ATGATTGGTAGTCTTTTATACCTTACATCAAGTAGACCAGATAGAACTTTTGTTAttggagtatgtgctagatatGAAGCAGAACCTAAAGTGAGTCACATCAATCAAGTAAAAAGGATTCTGAAGTATGTGAATGCCACATGTGATTATGGAATGTTGTATTCTCATGATTCAAATTCCATGTTAGTggggtattgtgatgctgattgggctgggagtgccGATGACAGGAAGAGTACCTCTAGAGGATATTTCGCTTTGGGTAACAATTTGATTTCATGGTTCAGTAAGAAACAGAATTGTGTATCCCTATCTACTGTTGatgctgagtacatagcagcAG ACAAGTTTTGA